Proteins encoded within one genomic window of Halobacteroides halobius DSM 5150:
- a CDS encoding four helix bundle protein, producing MKYIEDLDVFQKAHKLTIDLYKTTDSFPKEEKYGLVSQIRRASSSINSNLMEGSHRKTQGEYKQFVGIARGSVGELKYHILLAKDLDYISEEKYLEFKERINQISKMLAGLMRSIK from the coding sequence ATGAAGTATATTGAAGATTTAGATGTCTTTCAGAAGGCTCATAAATTAACAATAGATTTGTATAAAACAACTGATTCTTTTCCTAAAGAAGAAAAGTATGGTCTGGTGTCTCAGATAAGAAGAGCTAGTTCTTCTATTAATTCTAATTTGATGGAAGGAAGTCATAGAAAGACTCAAGGAGAGTATAAACAATTTGTTGGTATTGCTAGAGGTTCAGTAGGTGAACTCAAATATCATATTTTATTAGCCAAAGATTTAGATTACATAAGTGAAGAAAAATATTTAGAGTTTAAAGAAAGGATAAACCAAATAAGTAAGATGTTAGCAGGGTTGATGAGATCTATCAAGTAA
- a CDS encoding flagellin, producing MRINTNISALNAYNQLQNTNSAMSDSLEKLSSGLRINKAADDAAGLAISEKMESQIKGLSQAQQNAQDGISMIQTAEGALKETHSILQRMRELSVQAANDSNTKSDRKEIQKEMTQLSHELDRIAETTEFNTKKLLDGSQEDKSQVAKATVSGNTTVTINSEVEFNGEYEVSHVGTTTSGIVVENSFGEVVAKDTGATSISFDGVKFDASSVNANTASTVTVTAGQKTAGTDNSVTFQIGANQGQDTEISIRSMKAEDLNVGTGTISVTTQKNAEQAISVLDQAINKVSNERAKLGAQQNRFEHTINNLSASEENLTAARSRIRDTDMAKQMMELSKQRIMRQAGTAMLAQANQKPQAVMQLLG from the coding sequence ATGAGAATTAATACTAATATTTCAGCTTTAAATGCGTATAATCAATTACAAAATACCAATTCAGCAATGAGTGATTCATTAGAGAAGTTATCTTCTGGTTTAAGAATTAATAAAGCTGCTGATGATGCGGCTGGATTAGCTATTAGTGAGAAGATGGAGAGCCAGATTAAAGGTCTTTCTCAGGCTCAGCAGAATGCACAGGATGGAATATCTATGATTCAGACAGCTGAAGGGGCACTAAAAGAGACTCACTCTATCTTACAGAGAATGAGAGAATTATCTGTTCAAGCAGCTAATGATAGTAATACTAAGTCTGATAGAAAAGAGATTCAAAAGGAAATGACACAGCTGTCTCATGAACTTGACAGAATTGCTGAAACGACTGAGTTTAATACTAAGAAATTACTTGATGGAAGTCAAGAAGATAAGAGTCAAGTTGCTAAAGCAACTGTTAGTGGTAATACTACTGTTACAATAAATAGTGAAGTTGAGTTTAATGGGGAATATGAGGTTAGCCATGTAGGTACAACGACTAGTGGAATAGTAGTTGAGAATTCATTTGGTGAAGTAGTAGCTAAAGATACAGGTGCTACATCTATTAGCTTTGATGGGGTGAAATTTGATGCAAGTTCTGTTAATGCTAATACTGCTAGTACAGTTACAGTTACTGCTGGACAGAAAACAGCCGGTACTGATAATTCTGTGACTTTCCAGATTGGAGCCAATCAAGGTCAGGATACTGAAATTAGTATTAGATCTATGAAAGCAGAAGACTTAAATGTAGGAACAGGTACTATTAGTGTTACTACTCAAAAAAATGCTGAACAGGCTATCAGTGTTCTTGACCAAGCAATCAACAAAGTATCTAATGAGAGAGCTAAGTTAGGTGCTCAGCAGAATCGTTTTGAACACACAATTAATAACTTATCTGCATCTGAAGAGAACTTAACAGCTGCCCGATCTAGAATTAGAGATACAGATATGGCTAAGCAGATGATGGAGTTAAGTAAGCAAAGAATTATGCGTCAAGCAGGTACTGCTATGTTAGCTCAGGCAAATCAAAAGCCACAGGCTGTAATGCAGCTATTAGGATAA
- the flgL gene encoding flagellar hook-associated protein FlgL — protein sequence MRVNNGMMVNNLLSNLNQSREKLSKYNRQLATGKKFSLPSQNPTGTVRSMRLETSLEDNQQYIENIDNGITWLQTTDDAYSQATKVLQRTRELAVRGANDSLSDTDREAIAEEVEQLRESLVGIANSTHNGRYIFAGQKTKSKPYTDAPSNVLNSSSVADPNVNLGYDGSFEIKIGGNTQTITVDSTTGGGNPTTLNEIANQIDGSSLGGTTVMAKIDDDNSLVIEANDKSTTLEVANISGDNIVNKLGIENKKYVYEGGQGSLKRKISQGVTISINQSGDYFEDTLEELKKLEENLRKGNGEAITEERIGGIDQKLDLLLRRRAEVGAKQKRLEMNKSRLEENRINLKQLKSENEDVNMAKTIMNLKMSENVYRAALSSGARIIQPSLVKFLR from the coding sequence ATGAGAGTTAATAATGGGATGATGGTAAATAACTTATTATCCAATCTAAATCAAAGTAGAGAAAAGCTGTCTAAATATAATCGGCAGTTAGCTACAGGGAAAAAGTTTAGTCTACCTTCCCAAAATCCAACAGGAACAGTCCGCAGTATGCGTTTAGAAACTTCTCTAGAAGATAATCAGCAGTATATTGAGAATATAGATAATGGAATTACATGGTTACAAACGACTGATGATGCTTATAGTCAAGCTACTAAAGTACTACAAAGAACTAGAGAGTTAGCAGTCCGAGGGGCCAATGATTCTTTAAGTGATACAGATCGAGAAGCAATTGCTGAAGAGGTTGAACAATTAAGAGAAAGTTTAGTCGGAATCGCTAATTCAACTCATAATGGTCGTTATATCTTTGCAGGCCAGAAGACAAAGAGCAAACCTTATACAGATGCTCCATCTAATGTATTGAATTCTAGTTCTGTAGCAGATCCTAATGTTAACTTAGGTTATGATGGTAGTTTTGAAATAAAAATTGGTGGTAATACACAAACTATAACAGTTGATTCCACTACTGGTGGAGGCAATCCGACTACTCTAAATGAGATTGCTAATCAGATTGATGGCAGTAGTTTAGGTGGGACGACTGTAATGGCTAAAATAGATGATGATAACTCTTTAGTGATAGAAGCTAATGATAAAAGTACTACTTTAGAAGTAGCTAATATAAGTGGAGATAATATTGTCAATAAATTAGGAATTGAGAACAAAAAATATGTTTACGAAGGCGGGCAGGGAAGTCTTAAGCGGAAAATATCTCAGGGAGTAACTATCTCTATTAATCAATCAGGTGATTATTTTGAAGATACATTAGAAGAATTGAAAAAGCTAGAGGAAAATTTGAGAAAAGGAAATGGTGAAGCAATTACTGAAGAAAGAATTGGCGGAATAGATCAAAAATTAGATCTTTTATTAAGAAGAAGAGCTGAAGTGGGTGCTAAACAAAAGCGTTTGGAGATGAATAAAAGTCGTTTAGAAGAAAATCGAATTAATTTAAAACAATTAAAATCTGAGAATGAAGATGTTAATATGGCCAAGACAATTATGAATTTAAAGATGAGTGAGAATGTTTATCGAGCTGCTTTGTCATCAGGGGCTAGGATTATTCAACCAAGTTTGGTGAAGTTTCTGAGGTAA
- the fliW gene encoding flagellar assembly protein FliW codes for MRIETTRFGEIEVSEEEIIIFHQGLYGFKDEKQFMLIEDQETDFFWLQAVHNPDLAFVVTEPWAFCQTYEFDLKESVKRELKINGQEDVLVINIVVVPDNPKEMTMNLKAPLVINKRERIGRQIILEDTSYPVKFKLFSDRDNRKVAGNKKVAGNG; via the coding sequence ATGAGGATAGAAACAACTAGATTTGGTGAGATAGAAGTTTCAGAAGAAGAAATAATTATTTTTCACCAAGGGTTATATGGATTTAAAGATGAGAAACAGTTTATGCTAATAGAAGATCAAGAGACTGATTTCTTTTGGTTACAAGCGGTACATAATCCAGATTTAGCTTTTGTAGTTACTGAACCGTGGGCTTTTTGTCAAACTTATGAATTTGATTTAAAAGAGAGTGTAAAGCGAGAGCTAAAAATTAATGGTCAAGAGGATGTATTGGTGATTAATATTGTGGTAGTACCAGATAATCCAAAAGAGATGACAATGAATCTAAAAGCACCACTAGTGATTAATAAGAGAGAGAGGATTGGTAGACAGATTATTTTAGAGGATACAAGTTATCCAGTCAAATTCAAATTATTTAGTGATAGAGATAATAGGAAAGTAGCGGGTAATAAGAAAGTAGCGGGTAATGGGTAG
- the flgM gene encoding flagellar biosynthesis anti-sigma factor FlgM, whose translation MKVNGSRMAKLINNYNKDQKNKTNKVEPVKKKDQLSLSDEMQHLQNVKEKIDYSPQIRQEKVTKLKREIKQGNYNVNGEEIATDILDKIVDKRV comes from the coding sequence ATGAAAGTTAATGGTAGTAGAATGGCAAAGTTGATCAATAATTATAATAAAGATCAGAAAAATAAAACTAATAAAGTTGAACCAGTAAAAAAGAAAGACCAATTATCTTTATCTGATGAGATGCAACACTTACAAAACGTTAAAGAAAAGATAGACTATAGTCCACAAATTAGACAGGAAAAAGTTACTAAGTTAAAAAGAGAAATTAAACAAGGAAATTATAATGTCAATGGAGAAGAAATAGCTACAGATATACTAGATAAAATAGTAGACAAACGGGTGTAA
- the fliD gene encoding flagellar filament capping protein FliD, with translation MDVSLSGLASGFPTDQFIKKMMYISRQQTIAPIQDDISQIRQEKNAWRDVNSRLSKLDKLFEDLQKQETFTSKKTTTSDKDVLTASATTEAIKGSYDITIDQKAQAQRVVGSTKIAEATSSGTQDATTADGDASDIAMEDGKTYDVTDITDTTIDGSTYKYGLTNSNGDVVAISKNGENYTALKLATAEGNLGNLNLDTDTGGNYNFGYQVSTGTTLKMHGTEGGEQNTLTQNSLYDTVGSDPQINKTIIDMTSSDTLSDFVTKINDSQAGVTASIVDNRLVLESNKTGADSSMTLNENGGNLLTDLGVYDSTNSDNGYVNEGGTDGIEDTPSNDAEDGYQPAQDAKITINGISGITSSDNSFENAVDAVTFNIENSAQVGDTATIDVSADTDKAYNALKDMVNQYNSVVDFTDTKSAKKATLQGDGTLMRLQSSLRTKLTEEVATGNDITTAFEVGIEVDRYGKISINKSEFKKAIQNNPQQVVDLFTADSEDANYNYDGIATKLKEYTNMMVKSEGIIPNKTEMLGDQIERMKESIKDQERNLALRKQNLEQQFLAMEKAIANMNSQQSWLSGQISSLGLM, from the coding sequence ATGGATGTTTCATTAAGTGGTTTAGCTAGTGGATTCCCTACTGATCAATTCATTAAAAAGATGATGTATATAAGTAGGCAGCAGACTATTGCTCCAATTCAAGATGATATTTCTCAGATAAGGCAAGAAAAGAATGCTTGGCGCGATGTTAATTCACGACTTTCTAAGTTAGATAAACTATTTGAAGACTTGCAAAAACAAGAGACTTTTACTAGTAAAAAAACAACAACTAGTGATAAAGATGTATTAACTGCAAGTGCTACTACAGAAGCGATCAAAGGAAGTTACGATATTACTATTGACCAGAAAGCTCAGGCCCAAAGAGTGGTAGGAAGTACTAAGATAGCAGAAGCAACTTCTAGTGGCACTCAAGATGCTACTACTGCTGATGGTGATGCTAGTGATATTGCTATGGAAGATGGAAAGACTTACGATGTAACTGATATAACTGATACTACAATTGATGGTTCAACTTATAAATATGGGCTAACCAATAGTAACGGAGATGTTGTGGCTATTAGTAAAAATGGAGAGAATTATACTGCACTTAAATTAGCTACTGCTGAAGGTAATTTAGGTAATTTAAATCTTGATACTGACACTGGTGGAAATTATAATTTTGGCTATCAAGTTAGTACTGGTACTACTCTAAAAATGCATGGTACTGAAGGAGGAGAACAGAATACCCTTACTCAGAATAGTTTATATGATACTGTAGGTAGTGACCCTCAAATTAATAAGACAATAATTGATATGACTAGTAGTGATACTTTATCTGATTTTGTAACCAAAATCAATGATAGTCAGGCAGGCGTAACTGCTTCTATAGTAGATAATAGACTTGTATTAGAAAGTAATAAGACTGGAGCAGATAGTTCAATGACTTTGAATGAAAATGGAGGTAATTTATTAACTGACTTAGGAGTTTATGATTCTACTAATAGTGATAATGGCTATGTAAATGAAGGTGGAACCGATGGTATAGAGGATACTCCTAGTAATGATGCAGAAGATGGATACCAGCCAGCTCAGGATGCAAAAATTACTATTAATGGGATAAGTGGAATTACGAGTTCAGATAATAGCTTTGAAAATGCAGTTGATGCAGTAACCTTTAATATTGAAAATAGTGCCCAAGTAGGCGATACTGCTACTATTGATGTTAGTGCTGATACTGATAAAGCATATAATGCACTTAAGGATATGGTTAATCAATACAATAGTGTAGTAGATTTTACTGATACTAAGAGTGCTAAAAAGGCAACTTTGCAAGGTGATGGTACTCTAATGCGATTACAAAGTAGTTTGCGAACCAAGTTAACTGAAGAAGTAGCTACTGGAAATGATATTACTACTGCTTTTGAAGTAGGAATAGAGGTAGATAGATATGGTAAGATATCAATTAATAAAAGCGAATTTAAAAAAGCAATTCAGAATAATCCTCAACAGGTGGTTGATTTATTTACTGCTGATAGTGAAGATGCAAATTACAATTATGATGGAATTGCTACTAAGTTAAAAGAGTATACTAATATGATGGTAAAAAGCGAAGGAATCATTCCTAACAAGACAGAAATGTTAGGGGATCAAATTGAGAGAATGAAAGAATCAATTAAAGATCAAGAACGTAATTTAGCCCTTAGAAAACAAAATCTTGAACAGCAATTTTTAGCAATGGAAAAAGCAATAGCTAACATGAATAGTCAACAGTCTTGGCTATCAGGTCAAATTAGTAGTTTAGGTTTAATGTAA
- the fliS gene encoding flagellar export chaperone FliS, with the protein MANNPYQQYKNTQVQTANQEKLLLMLYDGAIKFTRSGKKGVEKEDKDLANNALNRAQSIISELRATLDSDKGGEIAESLDALYEYMNYQLVQANIKKEVEPLEEVLEMLGELKETWVEAAHNLKNKQQGQQAGGINIEG; encoded by the coding sequence ATGGCAAATAATCCTTATCAACAGTATAAAAATACTCAGGTGCAGACGGCTAATCAAGAGAAGTTATTGCTTATGTTATATGATGGAGCAATTAAGTTCACAAGAAGTGGTAAGAAAGGAGTTGAAAAAGAAGACAAAGATTTAGCTAATAACGCTTTGAATAGAGCTCAATCTATTATTTCTGAATTGAGGGCTACTTTAGATAGTGATAAAGGGGGAGAGATTGCTGAAAGTCTTGATGCTTTATATGAATATATGAATTATCAGTTAGTCCAGGCCAATATTAAGAAGGAGGTTGAGCCATTAGAAGAGGTTCTAGAGATGTTAGGTGAGTTAAAAGAGACTTGGGTAGAAGCAGCTCATAATTTAAAGAATAAGCAGCAAGGCCAACAAGCTGGAGGAATTAATATTGAAGGATAA
- the csrA gene encoding carbon storage regulator CsrA produces the protein MLVLTRKENESIMVGDNIEITVVEAGGGQVRLGIDAPQDIEIHRKEIYQEIEATNKEAASQKVGSLSELIKKISNE, from the coding sequence ATGTTAGTCCTAACTCGTAAAGAAAATGAAAGTATCATGGTAGGAGATAATATAGAAATTACAGTAGTAGAGGCTGGAGGAGGACAAGTTAGGTTAGGTATTGATGCTCCTCAAGATATTGAGATTCATCGTAAAGAAATCTATCAAGAAATAGAAGCAACTAATAAAGAGGCAGCAAGTCAGAAGGTTGGGAGTTTGAGTGAATTAATTAAAAAAATAAGTAATGAGTAG
- a CDS encoding DUF6470 family protein, with protein sequence MRLKINQQFAKIGLQIKPPQIKVRQTPGKFKLQQIPGKLKINSKPTKVKVDMTQARADLNYKTQSAYSRQLAKQGQQAALKSIAEYAKEGDKLAAIEKGGKPLIQQAKKNSQNKKRKVGLRWKRGADVKVKVGKQEIEFKKQDFDGVQLNSQPSWPKVDLDWGKVKVYQQQKPKLEIRAVDVRK encoded by the coding sequence TTGCGCTTAAAAATCAATCAACAGTTTGCTAAAATTGGTTTACAGATAAAACCTCCTCAAATAAAAGTAAGGCAAACACCAGGCAAGTTTAAATTACAGCAGATTCCGGGTAAACTAAAAATAAATTCTAAACCTACTAAAGTAAAGGTTGATATGACTCAAGCACGAGCTGATCTAAATTATAAAACTCAATCAGCTTATAGTCGTCAGTTAGCTAAACAGGGTCAACAAGCTGCTTTAAAATCGATTGCCGAATATGCAAAAGAAGGAGATAAACTAGCAGCTATTGAAAAAGGAGGTAAACCCCTAATCCAGCAAGCTAAGAAAAATTCTCAAAACAAAAAGAGAAAGGTAGGTTTAAGATGGAAGCGAGGAGCTGACGTTAAGGTCAAAGTTGGAAAACAAGAGATTGAATTTAAGAAACAAGATTTTGATGGAGTGCAGTTAAACTCACAGCCAAGTTGGCCTAAGGTAGATTTAGACTGGGGAAAAGTAAAGGTTTATCAACAGCAGAAGCCTAAGTTAGAGATTAGGGCAGTAGATGTGAGGAAATAA
- a CDS encoding motility associated factor glycosyltransferase family protein, which produces MSEIYSQNLKALAEINPYLANKIDQLNDGADDFTVLSTKNNSDYTLKVSVQDKEQLVHSLYRPRSQAKRQIEKLDLGYYNLIGVAGIGCGHYIREILRCFNHESQLIIIENRLDMLKEVMKQQDLTDILIPRNVMIFDGTSQEYTHRMQQVMRRIDYNALVAGNVDFFKTPILKEIERDKYNKIQKEFFKTIHFLAKTLGNDPGDTLIGVDQIFTNMKHILNSINLGKIDAYQNKPAVCVAAGPSLDKNIDVLKEYQDEVLIITADTVLGKLLNKGIIPDIVGVVERTKEVYNYFFRDLIAEDRIPQEVTLVTGGVAYPELYNNFPGRKITVFRNNIYTEEWFADNIEGVTGFDIGNSVANLNFSIAQVLGCEPIILIGQDLAFSSDGLAHTGDTRYDEFEGKLTVDDVSARDDLVEVKGYNGERLVARKWWKIFKDWFEYKIAETGIDCIDATEGGAYIEGTEVKTLQETAEQYFTQKVTPFHQLVNSFQMKEVDSKADEFKEKVLEKLSKLEEIRERIIEVIDLLEKTKQEFEESDDAITYAQKKYGEINTEVAMISQMDMFFLFTCQAIFVQLERYKVALGDLSIDTEEKFDKWSSYELDKLRDIKRICNLTLKLFRVGVENIEGYIGEE; this is translated from the coding sequence ATGAGTGAAATTTATAGCCAGAATCTTAAAGCATTAGCAGAAATAAATCCTTATTTAGCTAATAAGATTGATCAATTGAATGATGGAGCAGATGATTTTACAGTTTTGTCCACTAAAAATAATAGTGATTATACCTTAAAAGTTTCTGTTCAAGATAAGGAACAGTTGGTGCATAGTTTATATCGGCCTCGAAGTCAAGCTAAGAGGCAGATTGAAAAATTGGATTTAGGTTATTATAATCTGATTGGGGTAGCTGGTATAGGTTGTGGCCATTATATACGAGAGATATTGAGATGTTTTAATCACGAATCACAGTTAATAATTATTGAGAATAGACTTGACATGTTAAAAGAAGTAATGAAGCAGCAAGACTTAACAGATATTTTGATTCCTAGAAATGTAATGATTTTTGATGGTACTAGTCAGGAATATACTCATAGGATGCAACAGGTTATGCGACGAATAGATTATAATGCTTTAGTGGCAGGAAATGTTGACTTCTTTAAAACTCCTATTTTAAAGGAAATAGAAAGAGATAAATATAATAAAATTCAGAAGGAATTCTTTAAGACGATACATTTTTTGGCTAAAACTTTAGGGAATGATCCTGGGGATACATTGATTGGAGTAGATCAGATATTTACTAATATGAAACATATTTTAAATAGTATTAATCTAGGTAAGATAGATGCTTATCAGAATAAACCTGCAGTCTGTGTTGCAGCTGGGCCATCATTGGATAAGAATATAGACGTATTAAAGGAGTATCAAGATGAGGTTCTAATTATTACAGCTGATACTGTATTAGGTAAACTACTTAATAAAGGGATCATTCCTGATATTGTAGGGGTAGTGGAGCGTACAAAGGAAGTTTATAATTATTTCTTTAGAGATTTAATAGCAGAAGATAGGATTCCCCAGGAAGTTACTTTAGTTACTGGGGGAGTTGCTTATCCTGAATTATATAATAATTTTCCTGGCAGAAAAATAACTGTCTTTAGAAATAATATTTATACTGAAGAATGGTTTGCAGATAACATTGAGGGAGTTACGGGATTTGATATTGGAAATTCTGTGGCTAATTTGAATTTTAGTATAGCTCAAGTTTTAGGTTGTGAGCCTATTATTTTAATTGGTCAAGATTTAGCCTTTTCTTCTGATGGTTTAGCTCATACTGGAGATACAAGGTATGATGAATTTGAAGGAAAGCTTACAGTAGATGATGTGTCCGCTAGAGATGATTTAGTAGAAGTAAAAGGATATAATGGAGAAAGATTAGTAGCAAGAAAATGGTGGAAGATATTTAAAGACTGGTTTGAGTATAAGATTGCTGAGACAGGAATAGATTGTATTGATGCTACAGAAGGTGGAGCATATATTGAAGGAACAGAAGTAAAAACTCTACAAGAAACAGCCGAACAGTATTTTACGCAAAAGGTTACTCCTTTTCATCAACTGGTTAACTCATTTCAAATGAAAGAAGTAGACAGCAAGGCTGATGAGTTTAAAGAAAAGGTTTTGGAGAAGCTATCTAAGTTAGAAGAGATTAGAGAAAGAATTATAGAAGTAATTGATTTACTAGAGAAGACTAAGCAGGAATTTGAAGAGAGTGATGATGCTATAACATATGCTCAAAAAAAATATGGTGAGATCAATACTGAAGTGGCTATGATATCACAGATGGATATGTTCTTTTTGTTTACTTGTCAGGCTATTTTTGTACAGCTTGAAAGGTATAAAGTAGCATTAGGGGATTTATCTATTGATACAGAGGAGAAGTTTGATAAATGGTCTAGTTATGAACTGGATAAATTAAGGGATATTAAACGAATTTGTAACCTAACTTTGAAACTTTTTAGAGTAGGAGTCGAGAATATAGAGGGGTATATTGGTGAGGAGTGA
- the flgK gene encoding flagellar hook-associated protein FlgK translates to MSTFGGLEIAKRALQVQKKSLEVTGHNIANANTEGYSRQRAIRTATDPLSVSGAGQVGTGVKISQIKRIRSEFVDQQIRQESSTKGMWEMKRGALKKIELIFNEPSDKGLRNSMGEFFNSLEELNNRPESKAVRATVRQKAKALTNMFNHLDTQLEDYQGSLNRRIKTKVEEINSYGQRIADLNKQIVAVESNNQNANDLRDKRNLLVKKLSKLTNTQVQESKQGALRIGINGTKLVIGDEVNKLEVQNNLATNLYDVQWKSGNKVQFKSGELKGLLAARDVEIPKYRNQLDNMAQTLVADFNTIHQSGYGLDNSTGNNFLTGTTAENIALANAVKGDSGLKKIAAASSPNSPGDGTNALQLANLESKQIFNSGTASITEYYSSNIARLGVDSQRAKRMVDNQETLLKNLQQQQEAIAGVSLDEEMGKMIKFQHAYTAAANVTSTLDQMLGTLIRKLG, encoded by the coding sequence ATGTCGACTTTCGGTGGATTAGAAATAGCCAAGCGGGCTTTACAAGTCCAAAAGAAGTCTTTAGAGGTAACAGGTCATAATATAGCTAATGCCAATACAGAAGGATATAGTCGCCAGCGAGCAATCCGAACTGCTACTGATCCTCTTAGTGTTTCAGGAGCAGGTCAGGTAGGAACTGGAGTAAAGATAAGTCAAATCAAACGGATTAGAAGTGAATTTGTTGATCAACAGATTAGACAAGAATCTAGTACCAAGGGTATGTGGGAGATGAAAAGAGGAGCTCTTAAAAAGATTGAATTGATCTTTAATGAGCCATCAGATAAAGGATTACGTAACTCAATGGGTGAGTTTTTTAATTCCTTAGAAGAATTAAATAATCGACCAGAGAGTAAAGCAGTCCGAGCTACAGTAAGACAGAAAGCTAAAGCACTAACCAATATGTTCAACCACTTAGATACTCAACTTGAGGATTACCAAGGCTCACTTAATCGTCGGATTAAAACTAAGGTAGAAGAGATTAATTCCTATGGGCAACGAATTGCCGATTTAAATAAGCAGATAGTAGCAGTAGAAAGCAATAATCAAAATGCTAATGACTTACGGGATAAACGCAATCTATTAGTCAAAAAATTATCTAAGTTGACTAATACCCAGGTTCAGGAAAGTAAACAAGGTGCTCTAAGAATAGGGATTAATGGGACTAAATTAGTAATAGGAGATGAAGTTAATAAATTAGAAGTGCAAAATAACCTTGCTACTAATCTCTATGACGTTCAGTGGAAAAGTGGTAATAAAGTACAATTTAAATCAGGAGAGCTTAAAGGTCTCTTGGCTGCTAGAGATGTAGAAATACCTAAGTACAGAAACCAATTAGATAATATGGCTCAGACACTAGTTGCTGATTTTAATACAATACACCAAAGTGGTTATGGATTGGATAATAGTACAGGTAATAATTTCTTGACTGGTACTACAGCAGAAAATATAGCTTTAGCCAATGCTGTTAAAGGAGATTCGGGCTTAAAGAAAATAGCAGCTGCTTCTAGTCCAAATAGTCCAGGTGACGGGACTAATGCTTTACAGTTAGCTAATTTAGAGAGCAAACAAATATTTAATTCAGGTACTGCTAGTATTACTGAATACTATAGCTCCAATATAGCACGGTTAGGTGTCGATAGCCAACGGGCCAAGCGCATGGTAGATAATCAAGAAACTTTACTAAAAAATTTACAGCAACAACAAGAAGCCATAGCTGGTGTATCCCTTGATGAAGAAATGGGTAAGATGATTAAGTTCCAACATGCTTATACAGCAGCAGCTAATGTAACATCAACTTTAGACCAGATGTTAGGCACATTAATTAGAAAATTAGGCTAA
- a CDS encoding TIGR03826 family flagellar region protein — protein sequence MGIKKCKRCKRVFSPVGREKICPRCKQDEERDFEKVKNYLWDHPGANVEEISEETEVAEDLITKFIKEGRFAQLDGVDLSVECERCGAPIKNGRFCEDCSQKLQQGFKGNQKPKKKKKENNKGKQDRMFTRD from the coding sequence ATGGGAATTAAGAAATGTAAAAGATGTAAACGTGTCTTCTCACCAGTAGGAAGGGAGAAGATCTGTCCTAGGTGTAAACAAGATGAAGAAAGAGACTTTGAAAAAGTTAAAAATTACTTATGGGATCATCCAGGAGCAAATGTTGAGGAGATTAGTGAAGAGACTGAGGTAGCAGAAGATTTGATTACTAAATTTATTAAAGAGGGACGATTTGCTCAGTTAGATGGAGTTGACTTAAGTGTAGAGTGTGAACGATGTGGTGCCCCAATTAAAAACGGTCGGTTTTGTGAAGACTGTAGCCAAAAATTACAGCAAGGATTTAAAGGGAATCAGAAGCCAAAGAAGAAAAAGAAAGAAAATAACAAAGGGAAACAAGACCGGATGTTTACTAGAGATTAA
- a CDS encoding flagellar protein FlgN: MEANLKKLADLLAAEYKLYQEVYQLAKEKQEVIMNDKLDKLEEIIKQEEEYLQTVQKLENTREQLVGEKNISQVMANAKEPMRSRLDNLQDKLLKMTMKLQDLNQLNGKLLEDALQLANINLSILGVNQQNNTYSRQGSVNQNQNGGSMLNHKA; encoded by the coding sequence ATGGAAGCTAACTTAAAGAAGTTGGCTGATCTATTGGCAGCAGAGTATAAATTATACCAAGAAGTTTATCAGTTGGCTAAAGAAAAACAAGAAGTAATTATGAATGATAAGCTAGATAAACTAGAAGAGATAATCAAACAGGAAGAAGAATATCTACAAACGGTACAAAAGTTAGAGAATACTCGAGAACAACTAGTAGGAGAAAAAAACATTTCTCAAGTGATGGCAAATGCTAAAGAGCCGATGAGAAGTAGGTTAGATAATTTACAAGATAAATTACTAAAGATGACAATGAAGTTACAGGATCTAAATCAATTAAATGGGAAGTTACTAGAAGATGCCCTGCAATTAGCCAATATTAATCTTAGTATTTTAGGAGTTAATCAACAAAATAATACTTATAGTAGGCAAGGTAGTGTTAATCAAAATCAGAATGGTGGTTCAATGTTGAATCATAAGGCGTAA